The window AACAGGATTTGAAATCGTAAATATCAACAGTCCCCGCTTTGATGGCAAGAAAATGAAAGCCAGAGATATTATGCGGATAATGACTGCTAGAATTCTAGTACTGGCAAGACCAGCATTATCGCCACCTGTCACAGTGTCGCAGCCGGCAACGAGTAAAATATTAAAGCGTTTGCGTCACAACCAGGAATTTTATCAGCGGTGGGCGGCTAGGATAGAAGGGTGGCGACAACCTAATATTTGGCGACGGATTTATAGAAGTTTGAATAGATAATTAGAGGCAGGAAGAAATACGGAATGACAGTGAAGAGGATGGTTGATTTATAAATATGGCGTTTATATACTGAACTTGATAATTTGTAAATGATCAAAACAGATAAAATATATATCGCAGGACATAGTGGATTAGTTGGGTCTGCATTGATGAGGTTGTTAACTAAAGAAGGATTTAATAATTTGGTGTATCAAACCAGGGATGAACTGGATTTGCAAAACAAACTTGATGTTGATAGGTGGTTTGCTCATGTAAGACCAAAATATGTAATAATTGCTGCAGCACGAGTAGGCGGAATTCTAGATAATGACACGCATCCGGTTGAGTTCTTGTATGAAAACTTGATGATTGCATCAAACGTAATACATGCGGCGCACGAATATGGAGTAGAAAAATTATTAAATCTGGGCAGTGCTTGTATTTATCCGAAGGATAGCCAGCAACCGATCAAGGAGGAATACTTTATGACGGGAAAACTTGAACCGACCAATGATGCTTATGCCATCGCCAAAATAGCGGCAATAAAGTTATGCCAGGCATACCACCGCCAGTATGGCGACAATTTTATTTCAGCTATGCCCACTAATTTATATGGTCCGGGTGATACTTTTAACGATAATTACGCCCATGTATTGCCGGCACTATTG is drawn from Patescibacteria group bacterium and contains these coding sequences:
- a CDS encoding NAD-dependent epimerase/dehydratase family protein; its protein translation is MIKTDKIYIAGHSGLVGSALMRLLTKEGFNNLVYQTRDELDLQNKLDVDRWFAHVRPKYVIIAAARVGGILDNDTHPVEFLYENLMIASNVIHAAHEYGVEKLLNLGSACIYPKDSQQPIKEEYFMTGKLEPTNDAYAIAKIAAIKLCQAYHRQYGDNFISAMPTNLYGPGDTFNDNYAHVLPALLHKLVVAKETNQPFIKVWGSGKPRREFMFVDDLARALL